Sequence from the Lampris incognitus isolate fLamInc1 chromosome 12, fLamInc1.hap2, whole genome shotgun sequence genome:
AAAAATAAAGCCTGTTGTTGCACTTTTTATGAATGTAAAAATAGGTTTGGAGGCAATACCTACCATTCTCTGTCATGAGCCTTGCCCTCTGACTGCTTATATCATTTATCTGGCGAACAGTCTCATCATGCTTAGCTTTGAGTTCACTAAGCTGGTCTTCAAGTGTGCGGCACATCTTTTCAAGATTTCCCTGTTAATTAAAATTGCAATAGTTAAGAAAATGTATTCCCATTttttatgctttttctaaaatttGCATTTACAAAATGTTCATGTAAGAACAGCATTATGCCTTGGTCTTTGCAACAGCCTCCATGTTGCTGGAGAGGTCATCGATCTCCATCTTGTATTCACTCTTCTCTTTCTCAAGCTTCTGCTTGACACGCTGCAGGTTGTCAATCTGCTCTCCCAGCTCTGCAACACTGTCAGCCTGCTTCTTGCGGAGTGCAGCCGCAGTTGCTTCATGTTGCAAAGTGGACTCCTCAAGGTCACGACGCAGCTTCTGCAACTCAGCTTCACGCTTCTTGTTCATCTCAATCTGAGcagcagtggctcctccagcctcCTCAAGTCTCTCACTGATCTCTTCAAGTTCCCTGGAGAGGTCAGCTCTCTGTTTTTCAACCTTGGCACGAGCAGAACGCTCAGCCTCAATTTCTTCCTCCAGTTCCTCAATACGAGCCTTTGAAATGAATATTGGATTAAAATATAAACTTTTACACGTAACACAGGGTATGTTTAAAGACGAAAAACAAGGTTTATtaaaaacttgaaaaaaaaaacctggagctCCTTGATTTTCTTCTGTAGTTGAGCACCCAAAGATTGTTCATCCTCAATCTTACTCAGAAGCTGGCTTGTCTCAAAGTCCTTCCTAAAGAATAAATTCAAGTTACATCATTTGTAAGATTCTAATCCTAAAATGTATACTCTGAATGTATTATAAAATCTTAGCCACAATTGTTATTTAAACAATTACTTCTTCAGTTTCTCATCAGACTGCTGTTTGTCATTCTCAAGGTCCATGATAGATTCTTGAGCCAGTTTCAGATCACCCTCGAGCTTTCTCTTGGCTCTCTCAAGGTCCATGCGGAGTTTCTTCTCTTGCTCCAGAGAACCTTCAAGCTGCAAATTAACATATTTTTAATTAAATTTCAAGAGCAGACACATCACTTTTAAAAATCTTAGTACCTAATTACACTTTTAAAAGTCTCACATCATCCACTTGCTGCTCAAGCTTGGTTTTGGATTTGGTCAACGTATTGACTTTATCTTCTTCTGCCTGCAGATCATCAAGAGTCTGTTGATGTGCCTCTTGAAGGGCTTTCTTCTCCTTTGTCAGCTTAGCAATGCTTTCATCCTGAGAGGCCATCTCCTCAGTGAGGTTCTTCACCTACATATGCAAATCAAATGAAATAAAATGTATTCAATGGATCAAGACAGATAATAAATAGCAGATTATTATATTCTTATTGATACTGGCTGACATATTAGCAAAATAAATGGACACTCATGAACCTTGTTCTCGGTGGCATGTTTCTCCTTCTCCACTTTGGCCAAGGTAAGCTCCAGGTCATCAATGTCTTTCTTAAGCTCAGAGCATTCATCCTCCAACTTCCTCTTCTTGGCAGTCAGCTCAGCATTaatttcctcctcatcctccagccTCTCGGTTGTGTCTTTGAGTTTAGCCTCCAGTTGGATCTTGCTCTTGATAAGTCCTTCACATCTCTCCTCAGCATCTGACAGATTCTCTGATTCCTAGTTAACAAATAAGcataaaaaacaacaataaaaacaacaaaacatggaGGATGTCAACATAAGCTCTGTTTAAATTCAGAAATAAAGCTGTCGATTGAGTCTACTAACAGATGCCACTTGTAGCTGCAGGTCATTCTTCTCTTGCACAATAGAAACCATCTTCTCTTCCAGTTCTTTCTTCTTGGCCAGAGCAGTAGCCAGGTCTGATTTCATTTTGTCATAGTTCTCCTTCATATTGGCAAGCTCCTTCTCAGTTTCAGCAGTCTTCAAAAGAGGCTTGATCTTGTAGTACACCTTCATCCATGGCCAGTGTTTGACATTCATGAAAgaacggacgttgtactggatggTGTAAATGGCTTCCCTAAGGGATGAATATATTATTGTTATGGACAACATCATTCTGAGACTGCATATTTCATGAATTtgtattttttaatttatttcttggAACATACCTCCGCTCCATCATTTTAACAAACTCCTTTCTCATCAGGTAACCACGGCAGAGGGCCTGAGTCATGGTGACCAGTTTAGCAAGCTTCTCATCTCGCATCTCCTCAAGAGTACCCAGCAGACCAGCTTTGAAGAACACCTGAGGAGGGTAAAACAAATATCATATTCGACTGTTTTTCAGCTATGAATGGAATTCAATTTAATTGCCTCATCATGATATAAGACAGTAATGTTTACCTTGGTATGTCCAAACTTGTACTGCTCGTGATCAACATCAATTGACCCAAGAAGCTTCTCAGAAGCCTTCTTGTTGTCAATGAACTGCCCCTCAGGGATAACACTGGCGTTCAGCACTTTGTACCTTTTGTAAGACAGTTCATGACAATGTCTTGTTAAATCTTTTTACTTTTTTTGAGCTTAATAATCCCTCCTTACCACTGAAATGTCAATGATTACCTCTGCTTGAAGTCACCATAAAGGATTCGGCTGGGGAAACCTTTTCTGCAAATTCTGATACCCTCCAGTACACCGTTACACCTCAGCTGGTGGATAACCAAGAAGTTCTCCATCAGACCTGTAAAAAATACAAAAGCATAATTCCATCTTTCCCTTAAGTGTTATTGAAATGGTAAGCTACCGTACCCTACAGTGACAAAAGCATTTATCACAATTAAAATACCTGGAGTTTTTGACTCGTTGGGGATCAGGCAACGCACAAAGTGAGGATGGGTGCTCCTCAAGTTAGTCATCAGCTTTCCCAAGTTTTCCTGCATACAGAAAATAAAGACATGACGtgtaatatctatctatctatctatctatctatctatctatctatctatctatctatctaggagtgtgtttgtgtatgcaaatTATTAACTATAACAACAGTTTTTAAATCTTACCCTGAACTGTGAAGACACAGTCTGCATAGAACCACCCTTCTTCTTCTTGCCTCCCTTGCTACCTCCAACCTCTGTTATTAAATATCACAAGCTTTTATGATGAGTGTTGTTTAATTTCATCATTGATAAAAATGTTTTAAGGTCATCGTAAGGATGATTTTAATACATACATTTAATAATGCAATGTATCACTCACAAAACAGATTACTAAGAGGAGTCTTAcaatttaaaaaagaagaagaaaaacctaTGTTAAAAAAGGAAAACATTTGTTAAAAATGTAAAATAGCAATTCCATTTGCTGATATGGTACCTTCAACAACAGGGGGATACAAAACGGGCAGCAATTTAACTCCAGACTTCTGATACAGCTGCACAACCGAGTCATTCAGAGGATCCTTATTCTTGTCCAGCCACCCCCTGACATTGTAGTCCACAGTCCCAGCATAGTGCACCAGAGAGAAGTCGGCCTCAGCCTTGCCCTTGGCAGGTTTTGGCTTTTCAAAAGCTTTGGTTtttccaagatgctggtcatACAGTTTGTTTTTGAAGGTTATGTCTGAAGCCTTGGGGAACATGCACTCCTCTTCAAGGATGGAAAAGATACCCATGGGCTACAGTGTATGGAAGGAGAAAATAAGATAATTCTTGGCCCTATGCATACTAAGATTAATTACATTATTGAAATATCCATTGCCTGAAATACAAGGATGACTGTTTACCTTCTCAATAAGCTCAATACAGGCAGCTAAGTCCATGCCAAAGTCAATAAACTCCCAGATGATACCCTCCTTCTTGTACTCTTCTTGCTCCAGAACAAACATATGGTGATTGAAGAACTGctgcagcttctcattggtgAAGTTGATGCACAGTTGCTCCATGCTGTTGAACTGGAACCGAGAAATGGTTAGGTGTTATAAGTTAATAGTTAAAGAGTAAAGATTGATATCATGAAACTAAACTACCTATTAAAGGTGAAAGATGAGTAATTTAAACTTACATCAAAGATCTCAAAACCAGCAATGTCCAGGACCCCAATGAAGAACTGCCTTGCTTGCTTGGTATCCAGCATCTGGTTGATACGGATGACCATCCACAAGAACATCCTCTCATAGATAGACTTAGCCAAGGCACTCACTGAGTTATGAACCTATGGAACCCAGTGATATGATTAAACATAATTGGAATCTTTGAACATGAGAGAGAGATAATTATTAAAATCAGTTCAACAACAGATTGGCACAGGCACATATAAAGGCACAGCACTCACCTGAgccacagtctgtccttttgtgacATACTCATTTCCCACCTTTACCCTGGGGTAGCACAGAGCCTTCAGCATGTCAGCAGAGTTAAGGCCCAGCAGATAAGCAATCTTGTCAGCATCTAAAATATGACATAAAATACATTTAAATGGTTAAGGTTTATTAATATGACTCTATGTGGGAGCAGTGGGGTAAGACAGGGTAAGACATTCTTTTATAGCAGGACTATTAACCCAACAATAATTGTTGTGACATTAATTGTTAAATTTGTCAACAAGGAAAATAAAACCTTCAATATTAATGAAATGTCATCATTTTGAACTTATCCGCATCCAGAAAAAATGTAATACTCACCCTCATTGCCATCTGGCTCAGCCTGCTCCTCACGCTGCTTCTGCTTGAACTTCATGTTACCATGGTGAAGCACAGCACCTGTCAGCTTATAGATGTACATCTTCTCATCATGGGTGAAGCCCAGGATATCAATGGCTGTCTGCATTTACAACAGGTAAGTgacatttaataaaaaaataaaaattagacATCGTATTTCACAGGATACCTACAGTTAAATACTCAAAAGAAAATAGATGAAAAAAATACTGTTTGGATGTTAAAGTGAAGATCACTAACATCAGTAGCAACCAACTCTTCTTTGTCATCAATGCTAGCCACACTGATCTGACCCTGGCTGCACATGGGGAAATCATATGGGTTGGTGGTGATGAGCGTCATTTCTATAAATTTGGAAAGATTGAAGGGATTATTAAGTGGAATGTTAAAGCAATTAACTACTTGGTTTGTAGTCATTTTCTACTTGCTGTTATTCAGCTCACCAATCAGCTCAGGTTTGTGGTTGGTCATCATCTGGTAGAAGATGTGGTAGCCTCTCTCATCTGGAAGCTGGAATGTCACTCTGGACTTCTCCAGCAGATCTGTAAGTGTTATTCATGTTTAAAACTCTACCtaaccaatattgtaataatttatacAACAGTGGATTGTGATCAAGCAATCTGATTGGCCGAGATCTATGTGTTATTTACAATAACATCACAGTTACTGTATCACTTCACCTCTATTCTGCTTGTAATGGCTGATTTCACCAACAGCTGATGTCAGCGGTTGTCATCGAGTGACTGTGTCAACAATGGATATGTATCAAATTATCCATTTTGGTTTAATGTTGACTTATCCTTATTTTTGATGGATTGGCTTCAATTGGAGAAGACCAATGAATAAAACTATAATGTGATAAAGATcctacacacacactttctctaacTACACAATGGACATCAGTGTAATGATTAAGATTTACCCAAACAATTATTTCATTAAATGAAGCAACGTAGCTTGCATTTTTGACTAATGTTGTCATTAAATACATGTTTTCTGTTATTCATTTTAataatcacagaaaattgaatcagttgatctggacacaatgtttattgagagagaaatgtttcatcacttatctaagtgacctcttaaatctcaactgactgcaggtatcccacccttgtaAGATTGAAGGGATTAAGTGGAatgtcaataaactttgtgtccagatgaactcattccaCTTTCTATGATTTTCTTACCTACAAACCTTCTTAcctattgaacatgcataaaagtCATTTTAATAATGTATGGTATTTGTTAAATTGCAAGTAGTGATATTATTGTCTAGTGATATTTTTTCCACAGCATTGTTTGAACCATGTTGCATTGCAATAAGCCACTTGTGATGGAACTACTTTTTTTAGTGGAAGAAATTGTTCATATTATAAACACATTTCAAACAATATTTTTGGGTTAATTTTCTTTACTTTGTTGAACTGCCATGAAAATAAAACGGAACACTTGATGTTGTGTGTTATTGCAATAACATCATGGGTGTGATAACCATGCAATACCATCCTTCGGCTTGTGCCTGCAAACAAATCACAGCCCGTGATAATATTCACGATAACAAACTCCGTTTTATATTCTATTGTTTAACTTTAGCACATGTGATTGATACTTACAGGTCTCAATATCAGCACTAGCCAGTTTACCAGAAGTGCCAAAATGGATTCTGATGAATTTACCCTGTCAGGAAAAGAATAATTTTTAGCGTCCCACTACAGAAGCATTATACAATCCAGAACAATCAATATATATTTATGGTTATCCACACTTACAAAGCGAGAGGAGTTGTCATTCCTCACAGTCTTGGCATTACCGTAGGCCTCCAGCAAGGGATTGGCTGCAATAATCTGATCCTCCAGTGAGCCCTACATGTGGAGTTTTACATATAATGTTGATGTCAGCACATATTTAACTCCAGGAATGTTTCTAATTTGTTTGAAAACTACTTGAGTAAATATACCTGCATCTTCCCAGAAGTTTGGTCCTTCTTCTTGTCTCCACCCACAGAGATTGTGGCAAAGTACTGAATGACACGCTTAGTGTTCACAGTCTTTCCAGCACCAGATTCTCCACTGGGTAAAGATTTATAAATACACAGATTAATAGAATTTACTCAATGTCTTTGATCATGTTGGTATTATAGAGGGCCAATAAATGTGAAACGTACGTGATCAAGATAGACTGGTTCTCCCTGTCTGttaaaggaaaaggaaagaaatgtgTTTTTCATTTAAATAGAAGATATTCATTGCAATGTCAATTAATATATTTTTATGACTAGGACGTACCAGTAAGCATGTTCTGATAGGCATTGTCAGAGACAGAGAAGATATGGGGTGGAGCCTCCATACGTTTTTTGCCTCTGTAGGCATTAACAACCTCAGAATCGTACACCGGGAGCCACTTGTAGGGGTTCACGGTGGCACAGAAGAGCCCAGAGTAGGtctaagagagatgagagacagatgaacatTTACCATATGCTGTCCATGCGTCCTAGATGAATATTGTTCTTTAGCCAGTACGCTTTCTCACGTAAATCATCCATGCGGCATAACGCTCTTTGAGGTTATACAGCACAGAAGCTTCATTGAGATGGGTCATCATGGCCATGTCCTCAATTTTGTCGAACTTGGGAGGGTTCATTGGGGTCACATCATCCTCCTTAACCGTTTTCTCCTAAAGTATGGAAAGAGAGTTTGCCTTGAAAAAAGTTCTGCAAGTATTACTTTAATTAATTCTTTCAAATGAACTTTCACCTACGTCCTGGGTGTCAAGCACTTTAACGGTGACTTTGCCACCGTCTCTCTTCAGGATTGTACATTTGAGGTACAGCTCCTTAACATCAGTCACATATGCAGCAGTTTTGGCATCAAAAGGTTTGCTTTGAGCCTCAAGCCTCTCTTTCTCAGGCTTACGGAGATAAATGGCAGCCTTGCCATAAACGGCCATCTCCGCGTCCGTACTCATGGTGGTAGTTTTCTGTAGACAGACCACTGAAATGAATTCCTCTCCTATTTCATAAatatttgtttttgctttgtatTCTAGACATGGCAAAGGGATTCAGTGAATTATGACATTTGTGTACCTCACCTTTTTCTTCTACCCAATCACTGAGAAATTTTACCCAAGTGTCGACCCTAAACGTGAACAATCATTTGCCATCATTTAGATTTTAAGCAATATAGTGATTGTCCATACCAAATAAAAGTTAATATACACACATGCCACAATTATTTATTAATTAGATTATTTCACAATGATTTATTTGAATTTGCTCTTTCTAAATTATCAATTATGAAAGCATTAATATACAAAATTGTATTATTTTCATCTTTTTTAAACACTCATTGGAttatctaaaccatgtatttTAGTAATGACTATTTAATTCAAGCAATCAAACACCTCACATCAGACTTTGGTTATATCATTTTAAGAAACAGTCTGAATCAACGTTCTTCTCTAATGCAACTGAAGCCATCAGTCTGACTTACCACAGGTTGGAAGAGTCTGAAATCCCCTGCAGCCTCTTCATCTCATGATGAGCCCCCTTATATTGAGGTCAATCTGCCAAGCAAGCAGAAACTAAATATGGACATTTCTTTAAAAGGCTCTCATGTATTTGATTTTCTTCAAACTTTTCTGTTTCACACCCTGAAGAGTTGAAAATGTACCTTTCACATACACCCAGTGTGTGCTACAGTGAaccattattttaaaaaaaatcatatattTTATATAAACACTTT
This genomic interval carries:
- the LOC130121523 gene encoding myosin heavy chain, fast skeletal muscle-like; the encoded protein is MSTDAEMAVYGKAAIYLRKPEKERLEAQSKPFDAKTAAYVTDVKELYLKCTILKRDGGKVTVKVLDTQDEKTVKEDDVTPMNPPKFDKIEDMAMMTHLNEASVLYNLKERYAAWMIYTYSGLFCATVNPYKWLPVYDSEVVNAYRGKKRMEAPPHIFSVSDNAYQNMLTDRENQSILITGESGAGKTVNTKRVIQYFATISVGGDKKKDQTSGKMQGSLEDQIIAANPLLEAYGNAKTVRNDNSSRFGKFIRIHFGTSGKLASADIETYLLEKSRVTFQLPDERGYHIFYQMMTNHKPELIEMTLITTNPYDFPMCSQGQISVASIDDKEELVATDTAIDILGFTHDEKMYIYKLTGAVLHHGNMKFKQKQREEQAEPDGNEDADKIAYLLGLNSADMLKALCYPRVKVGNEYVTKGQTVAQVHNSVSALAKSIYERMFLWMVIRINQMLDTKQARQFFIGVLDIAGFEIFDFNSMEQLCINFTNEKLQQFFNHHMFVLEQEEYKKEGIIWEFIDFGMDLAACIELIEKPMGIFSILEEECMFPKASDITFKNKLYDQHLGKTKAFEKPKPAKGKAEADFSLVHYAGTVDYNVRGWLDKNKDPLNDSVVQLYQKSGVKLLPVLYPPVVEEVGGSKGGKKKKGGSMQTVSSQFRENLGKLMTNLRSTHPHFVRCLIPNESKTPGLMENFLVIHQLRCNGVLEGIRICRKGFPSRILYGDFKQRYKVLNASVIPEGQFIDNKKASEKLLGSIDVDHEQYKFGHTKVFFKAGLLGTLEEMRDEKLAKLVTMTQALCRGYLMRKEFVKMMERREAIYTIQYNVRSFMNVKHWPWMKVYYKIKPLLKTAETEKELANMKENYDKMKSDLATALAKKKELEEKMVSIVQEKNDLQLQVASESENLSDAEERCEGLIKSKIQLEAKLKDTTERLEDEEEINAELTAKKRKLEDECSELKKDIDDLELTLAKVEKEKHATENKVKNLTEEMASQDESIAKLTKEKKALQEAHQQTLDDLQAEEDKVNTLTKSKTKLEQQVDDLEGSLEQEKKLRMDLERAKRKLEGDLKLAQESIMDLENDKQQSDEKLKKKDFETSQLLSKIEDEQSLGAQLQKKIKELQARIEELEEEIEAERSARAKVEKQRADLSRELEEISERLEEAGGATAAQIEMNKKREAELQKLRRDLEESTLQHEATAAALRKKQADSVAELGEQIDNLQRVKQKLEKEKSEYKMEIDDLSSNMEAVAKTKGNLEKMCRTLEDQLSELKAKHDETVRQINDISSQRARLMTENGEFGRQLEEKEALVSQLTRGKQAFTQQIEEFKRQVEEEVKAKNALAHGVQSARHDCDLLREQFEEEQEAKAELQRGMSKANSEVAQWRTKYETDAIQRTEELEESKKKLAQRLQEAEEQIEAVNSKCASLEKTKQRLQSEVEDLMIDVERANGLAANLDKKQRNFDKVLAEWKQKYEEGQAELEGAQKEARSLSTELFKMKNSYEEALDQLETMKRENKNLQQEISDLTEQIGETGKSIHELEKSKKQAETEKSEIQTALEEAEGTLEHEESKILRVQLELNQIKGEVDRKLAEKDEEMEQIKRNSQRVVDSMQSTLDSEVRSRNDALRIKKKMEGDLNEMEIQLSHANRQAAEAQKQLRNVQGQFKDAQLHLDDAVRAQEDLKEQAAMVDRRNGLMVAEIEELRAALEQTERGRKVAEQELVDASERVGLLHSQNTSLLNTKKKLEAELIQVQSEVDDTVQEARNAEEKAKKAITDAAMMAEELKKEQDTSAHLERMKKNLEVTVKDLQHRLDEAENLAMKGGKKQLQKLESRVRELETEVEAEQRRGGDAVKGVRKYERRVKELTYQTEEDKKNVSRLQDLVDKLQLKVKSYKRQAEEAEEQANSYLSKCRKIQHELEEAEERADISESQVNKLRAKSRDSGKGKQAAE